In Triticum aestivum cultivar Chinese Spring chromosome 5B, IWGSC CS RefSeq v2.1, whole genome shotgun sequence, the following proteins share a genomic window:
- the LOC123114157 gene encoding B3 domain-containing protein Os06g0194400, whose protein sequence is MAESNSYEEQRRRQIEENRRKLEELRLHHLSAAVREAAARPKPNPNPRPKPQAPPPGELRRSGRVASLPEQPNYLDGAQQRDYQGVYADVIWKGPTDEERAAAAAKAEELQRQIHRIRWPAFVKPITHACASRAKFMTIPKHFTEYLPAHDEPVVVVDEADDESHMMYNASRQGRHCYLSKGWREFAIDYDLENGDCLVFQLIESAKFKVYIFRASPDYESDETSDDSEDEQK, encoded by the exons ATGGCGGAATCGAACTCGTACGAGGAGCAGCGCCGGCGGCAGATTGAGGAGAACCGCCGGAAGCTGGAGGAGCTCCGCCTGCACCACCTCTCCGCCGCCGTCCGCGAGGCCGCCGCCAGGCCCAAGCCCAACCCCAACCCCAGGCCG AAGCCGCAGGCCCCGCcccccggcgagctccggcggtcCGGCCGCGTCGCCAGCCTCCCGGAGCAGCCCAACTACCTCGACGGCGCGCAGCAGCGCGACTACCAGGGAGTGTACGCCGATGTTATTTGGAAAGGGCCGACCGACGAGGagagggccgccgccgccgccaaggccgAGGAGCTCCAGCGCCAGATTCACCGCATCCGCTGGCCCGCCTTCGTCAAGCCCATCACCCACGCCTGCGCCAGCAGGGCAAAATTTATG ACAATCCCGAAGCACTTCACCGAGTACCTCCCGGCGCACGATGAGCCAGTCGTCGTGGTGGATGAGGCGGATGACGAGTCCCACATGATGTACAATGCCAGCAGACAGGGCAGGCACTGCTACCTCAGCAAGGGGTGGAGAGAGTTTGCCATCGACTATGACCTTGAAAATGGCGATTGCTTGGTTTTCCAGCTGATAGAGAGCGCAAAGTTCAAG GTCTACATTTTTAGAGCAAGCCCAGACTATGAGAGCGACGAAACTTCCGATGACTCTGAGGATGAACAGAAGTGA